In Sparus aurata chromosome 2, fSpaAur1.1, whole genome shotgun sequence, a single genomic region encodes these proteins:
- the LOC115573301 gene encoding extracellular calcium-sensing receptor-like, translating to MHKPFQLQCTSLHFRGFQFAQAMLFAIEEINNSADLLPGISLGYMIYDACGSIARGVSIALALANGNEVTFAPSEAPCTRPAQVQAIMGETSSSPCMAIATVIGPFHIPLISHFATCACLSDKTKYPSFLRTIPSDYYQSRALAQLVKYFGWTWVGAIRTNDDYGNNGMAIFTEMAQQLGICLEYSVAVFRKGPPHKMKQIVDIIKASTSKVIVTFLSPMDLYMVIHELSLHNLTGYQWVGNEGWIFDSHTAALDKHHILDGAIGLSIPKAHVSGMREFILDVKPLNSTSNRWFTEFWEKLFSCHFRQSKSSSGTQKECTGHEDLNGVQNSFTDMSLMPIFYNVYKGVYAVAHALHNILSCNETCDNKVPLDPFTILQHIRKIRFTTKEGDEVYFNENGDPAAKYEIINWQPTENGIVDFVTVGLYDASLPADKQLKLQNKSLIWTQNSPQVPLSVCSGKCPPGTRKVLQKGKPVCCYDCLRCAEGEISNTTDSVTCVRCDPEFWSNERRDACVQKEAEILSYEEIMGALLTAASLFGTCMTAVVAFIFFRYRQTPVVRANNSELSFLLLFSLTLCFLCSLTFIGRPSEWSCMLRHTAFGITFVLCISCVLGKTIVVLMAFRATLPGSDVMKWFGPAQQKLTVLGFTLIQIIICILWLTISPPFPFKNFQQFKDKIILECALGSAVGFWAVLGYIGLLAMLCFFLAFLARKLPDNFNEAKFITFSMLIFCAVWITFIPAYVSSPGKFSVAVEIFAILASSFGLLICIFIPKSYIILLKPEKNTKKNMMGKGAPKSL from the exons ATGCACAAACCATTCCAACTACAATGCACCAG TTTGCATTTCAGAGGGTTCCAGTTTGCCCAGGCTATGCTCTTTGCCATAGAAGAGATTAATAACAGCGCAGACCTACTGCCTGGCATCTCTCTAGGCTATATGATCTATGATGCCTGTGGCTCCATTGCCAGAGGTGTGAGTATTGCATTGGCTTTGGCTAATGGTAATGAGGTGACATTTGCACCATCTGAAGCACCATGTACCAGACCTGCCCAAGTACAGGCCATTATGGGAGAgacctcttcctctccctgcaTGGCCATAGCTACTGTCATTGGACCCTTTCATATCCCACTG atcAGCCACTTTGCAACTTGTGCTTGTCTCAGTGATAAAACCAAGTACCCATCATTCCTCAGAACAATACCCAGTGACTACTACCAGAGCAGAGCCCTGGCCCAGTTGGTCAAGTACTTTGGCTGGACTTGGGTTGGAGCTATTAGGACAAATGATGATTATGGTAATAATGGCATGGCCATATTTACAGAAATGGCCCAGCAGCTGGGTATCTGTTTGGAGTACTCTGTGGCTGTCTTTAGAAAGGGTCCAccacacaaaatgaaacagataGTTGACATTATCAAGGCTTCCACTTCAAAGGTGATTGTCACTTTCCTCTCTCCCATGGATTTGTATATGGTAATACATGAATTGTCTCTTCACAACTTGACTGGGTACCAGTGGGTAGGCAATGAAGGCTGGATCTTTGATTCCCACACTGCAGCCTTGGACAAGCATCACATTCTGGATGGTGCCATAGGCCTGTCCATCCCTAAAGCACATGTCAGTGGCATGAGAGAGTTCATATTGGATGTGAAGCCACTCAATTCAACTAGTAATAGATGGTTTACAGAATTTTGGGAGAAATTATTTAGCTGTCACTTCAGACAGTCAAAGTCATCATCAGGGACTCAGAAAGAATGTACTGGCCATGAAGATCTGAATGGAGTTCAAAACAGCTTCACTGATATGTCACTCATGCCTATCTTTTACAACGTCTATAAAGGAGTGTATGCTGTGGCCCATGCACTTCATAATATTCTAAGCTGTAATGAAACATGTGACAACAAGGTGCCTCTAGATCCATTTACA ATTTTACAGCACATAAGAAAGATTCGGTTCACAACAAAGGAAGGAGATGAAGTTTACTTTAATGAGAATGGAGACCCAGCAGcaaagtatgaaattataaactGGCAGCCAACAGAAAATGGCATTGTGGACTTTGTCACAGTTGGTCTTTATGATGCTTCTTtacctgcagacaaacagctgaaactgcaaaataaatctttaatttGGACACAGAACTCACCACAG GTGCCTCTGTCAGTTTGCAGTGGGAAATGTCCCCCAGGAACTCGCAAGGTTCTGCAGAAAGGAAAGCCTGTCTGCTGCTATGACTGTTTAAGATGTGCAGAGGGAGAAATTAGCAACACCACAG ATTCCGTCACCTGTGTGCGATGTGACCCTGAGTTCTGGTCAAATGAGAGAAGAGATGCCTGTGTACAGAAGGAGGCAGAGATTCTCTCATATGAGGAGATTATGGGAGCACTGCtcactgcagcttctctctttgGAACATGCATGACTGCTGTTGTGGCGTTCATTTTCTTCAGATACAGACAGACTCCTGTTGTCAGGGCCAacaactctgagctgagcttcctgctgctcttctccttgactctgtgtttcctgtgttcttTGACCTTCATCGGCCGGCCCTCTGAATGGTCCTGCATGCTGCGACACACAGCATTCGGCATCACCTTTGTCCTCTGTATCTCTTGTGTTTTGGGGAAAACAATAGTGGTGTTAATGGCCTTCAGGGCCACACTTCCAGgtagtgatgtgatgaaatggtTTGGGCCTGCACAGCAGAAACTTACTGTTCTTGGCTTCACTCTTATACAAATTATCATATGTATCCTCTGGTTAAcaatttctcctccttttccctttAAGAATTTTCAACAGTTCAAGGACAAAATCATCTTAGAGTGTGCTCTGGGCTCAGCTGTAGGCTTTTGGGCTGTACTTGGGTACATTGGACTTCTggctatgttgtgtttttttcttgcttttctgGCTCGGAAACTGCCTGATAATTTCAATGAAGCCAAATTTATCACCTTTAGCATGCTTATTTTCTGTGCAGTATGGATCACTTTTATCCCAGCATATGTCAGTTCTCCTGGTAAGTTCAGTGTTGCTGTCGAGATATTTGCTATTCTGGCTTCAAGTTTTGGCCtgctcatttgtatttttattccaAAAAGTTACATTATCTTACTGAAACCAGAgaagaatacaaaaaagaacATGATGGGCAAAGGGGCACCAAAATCATTGTGA